One region of Flavobacterium pisciphilum genomic DNA includes:
- a CDS encoding SDR family NAD(P)-dependent oxidoreductase translates to MEAQEELKDQFVVITGASQGLGKEFALEFAKRKMNLILVSLPNQGLSEFSNEIAKEYTVKTAYFETDLSISDNVLALSNWINKNFKIHILINNAGTGGSKKFIDAKVDYINTIMQLNVVATSILTHQLLPNLMEQKQSYILNISSMAAFSPIGYKTVYPASKTFIHSFSRGLYQELKDTNVFVSVVNPGAMKTNDEIKARIEKQGFLGKLTLLDPQKVAQYCIKQLLKKNTVIMVNPISWAILQILPIGIRLPLMTRAIKREIG, encoded by the coding sequence ATGGAAGCGCAAGAAGAATTAAAAGATCAATTTGTAGTAATAACAGGAGCCAGTCAAGGATTAGGAAAAGAGTTTGCTTTGGAATTCGCTAAAAGGAAAATGAATCTCATATTGGTAAGCTTACCCAATCAAGGGCTTTCGGAATTCTCCAATGAAATAGCAAAAGAATACACTGTTAAAACAGCCTATTTCGAAACTGACTTATCAATTTCAGATAATGTTTTAGCACTATCCAATTGGATAAACAAAAATTTTAAGATTCATATCTTAATTAATAATGCTGGAACTGGAGGCTCAAAAAAATTCATCGATGCCAAGGTCGATTACATCAATACAATCATGCAACTAAATGTTGTAGCAACTTCTATCCTAACCCATCAGTTGCTGCCTAATTTAATGGAACAAAAACAATCCTATATACTTAATATTTCAAGCATGGCAGCTTTTTCTCCTATTGGTTACAAAACTGTTTACCCAGCCTCCAAAACTTTCATCCACTCCTTCTCAAGAGGATTATACCAAGAATTAAAGGATACTAATGTGTTTGTAAGTGTTGTAAATCCTGGTGCAATGAAAACCAATGACGAAATTAAAGCTCGAATAGAAAAACAGGGATTTTTAGGAAAACTAACCTTGCTCGATCCGCAAAAAGTAGCTCAATATTGTATCAAACAATTATTGAAAAAAAACACAGTAATCATGGTAAATCCTATAAGTTGGGCTATACTCCAAATCTTACCAATCGGAATACGACTCCCCTTAATGACTAGAGCAATTAAAAGAGAAATAGGATAA